Below is a genomic region from Paenibacillus rhizovicinus.
GTACTGGACGGGATCGCTCGCGGACGCGGATGCGATGTCGGGCGCGGATGCCGCCGGCATGCCAAGCGGCACGACGGGGGCTGGCCGCGGCCAGCAGGCAAAGGCGCCGGGCGCCGGAGCTGCGGGGCCTTCCGCGCCGGCAGGGCTTTCCGGGCCGGCGGGCGCTGCCGCCCGCGGAAACGGGCGGGCTGAGATTGCAGGCCTTGCCGCTTCGGCAGACGAGCCTAGCGTTCCGGGCGGGCGCGAGCTCGGTGCCGAGGCGCTTCGCTCCGTGAGCTCGGACCTGTCGGAATCGGCGCTGCACTGGACGCAGCATTTGCTGGACAGCTGCGGCATCGTGTCCAAGGAGCTCGTGCAGCAGCTGTCGCCCTTCGGCTGGGACGAGCTGCTTCCCGTGCTGAAGCAGCTCGAGCAATGGGGCGTCGTGACGCGGGGCCTGCTCGTGGAAGGCGTCGGCACGCTGCAGTTTGCAAGACGCGAAGGACTCGATGCGGTGCGGCTCGCGCCGCCCGTTCAAGAGGGCGCCGCCATTACGGTACTCGCGGCGACGGACCCGGCAAACCCGTTCGGGCTGGCGGCCGACTGGCCTGCCGCGCGGGGCTCGGGCTTCGCCCGCAAGAGCGGCAGCTTCCTCGTGCTGCAGCAGGGCAAGTGGCGCTTCTGGCTGGAAAACAACGGCCGGCATATCGTTGATTTGACGGCACTGCCGGAGCGGACCGAAGAGCCGCCATCCAGCGAATCGGCGGCAAGCGGGCGGCAAGCGGCTGCGGACGAGGGCGAGGGCGAGGACGAGGGCGAACTCGCCGCAGCCTTACGCGAAATCTTCCGCACGCTGCTGCGCCAGCAGAAGCTGAGCAAAATCAAAATCGACCGCTGGAACGGCGCGCCCGTCACGGAATCGCCCGCCGCCGGCATCCTGCGGGCATTGGGAGCGGAGCTCGACAACCGCTCGCTCGTGATTTGGCCGAGCGACCTGCGGTAGCCGAACGGCGGCGGGCCCGGCTCCTGCGGCAAGGCGGTCTGCGCCGCAGTAGTCGGCCGGGTGAACGTGCACCGCGGACGAGGCGCGCCCGCCAACGGCTGGCCTCCATGGGTGCGTTCTCGCCCTCCGGTGGCTGGCCTCCATTAATGCGCTCGCGCCCGCCAGCGGCTGGCCTCCGTGGGTGCGTTTTCGCCCTCCGCGGGCTGGCCTCCATGAATGCGCTCGCGCCCGCCAACGGCTGGCCTCCATGGGTGCGTTCGCACCAGCCAGCGGCCGGCCTCCGTGGGCGTTCTCGCCCGCAGGCAGACCAGGCTTCTGCAGTCGAGCCGATAGGCTCACCGGGCACGCCGCCGCCAGCTCCACCGGCTTTCGCCCGCAGCACACCTGCTCCTGCCATAACGCGCCCAAGCGCATCCAAAGCCCCTTCATGATGAAAGCATTTTCACCTACTGCCGCCGGTCGGATTGTGTTAAGGTGAAAGCAGTCTATCATGTTAGGGGTTTATTCGATGTCGAGGCTTCTTGTTCTAGGCTGCATCGCTTATCTGGTCGTAGGCTTGGGCCAGCTCGCGATCGGCGCCGTCTTGGAACCGATGGTTCACGCGTACGGCATTCATTACGGGGACGGCGGTCAGCTCGTCATGCACCAGTTTCTCGGCGGCATGGCCGGCATTTTGTGCGCCCCCTGGCTCATCGGCAAGCGCGGCAAGAAGTTCGTGCTCCTGACGGCGATCGGCATCATGGCAGTCGCGGAGCTCCTCTACGCCATGCTCCCTCCTTGGCCCGTTATGCTGACCATCGCCCCGTTCGCGGGAATCGGGCTCGGCATGACGGAGTCCGTCGTCGGCGCCTTCGTGGTAGGCTCCTCCGGCGCCAAAGCCAACACCGCCATGAGCCGCGTGGAAACGTTCTTCGGCGTCGGCGCGCTGCTCATCCCGTTCGCCGGAGCGGCGCTCATCGAAGCCGGCCAGTGGAAGCTGTCGTTCGGCATCGTGGGCGTCTTGTCCGCGCTCCTCTTCGCGCTCTGGCTCGTTTGGTGGCCATCCATACTGGACGGACGCCCGCAAGACCAGGCCCGGCAAGATCCGGCGCTTACGGCAAGCACCGGCTCGGAAGCAAGGCCGCCCGCACCTGAAGCCGCATCCGCGGCCGGGCGGCATCGGCAAGCCGGCATGATCATGGCCGCTTGCTGCTTATTCTTCATCGTCTATGTCGGGCTGGAGATGAGCTTCATACACTATCTGCCCTCCCTGCTCGTGGTGAGCAACGGTATGACCGAGGCCTCCGCTACCCTTGTGCTTAGCTTGTTCTGGGGCGCAATGGTCATCGGGCGGTTGGTGGCCGGCCAGCTTGCAGACCGCGTCGGCGGTGCCGTTTATCTGCTGTCCACCTGTCTGGCCGCGGCTGTCCTCTTCGTACTTATGACCTTCTTCACCGGCACCGTGCCTGCTTTCCTCTTCACGTTCATCGTCGGCCTGATGATGTCCGGCATGTTCGCTATCGCCATTGTCTTCGCCAACCGTGCCGTCCCGGGCGCAGCCGAGCGGACAACGAGCCTATTGATGGCCTGCGGCGGAATCGGCGGCGCGCTGGTGCCCGAAGCCACGGGCTGGTTTCTCGACGAATACGGTCCCGATGCCACGCGCTGGCTGTTTGCCGCAGCCGCGTTCGCGCTGCTGATCGTCATGGCATGGGCAGCGAGCGCCGCCCGCCAATCCCGCAGCAGCCTGCGAATCGCAGGGGCGCAGGAACAGACAAGATCCCTATAGGAGGAATCATTCTCATGAATCATGCCATTGCCCGCCGCAAAAGAGAGCTGGAAAACTACAACGCTCCCCTGACGATCGATCAGGCCGAGCTGGACGCCTTCTGGGACGCCGCCCTTCAAAGCTATGCCGAGAAGCCGCTCGACGTCAGGCGCGAATCGGCGGAATCGCCCTTTCCCGGCGTGACGGTCGACCGCCTGACTTATCAAGGCTACGACGATACGCCGATCCATGGCTGGTTCATGGTGCCCGCCGCCCGCCGCGGCCCGGATGGCGCGGATGCTCCGCTCCCATGCGTCGTCCTCTTCCCCGGCTATACCGATGACCGCGGTTACCCCGAGCGCCATGCAAGCTGGCTGCTCCAAGGTTACGCCGTGCTGGCGGTGGACGTCCGCGGCCAAGGCGGCGAAACCGGCAATCATCTGCCGCTTCGCGGCGGCGCCGTCAAGGGCTGGGTGTCCGGCAACGTGCTGGAACCGGAAAGCTCGTACTACCATGCCATGACGATCGACGCGGTCCGCGCCGTCGACGCCGCTGCCGCGCAGCCCGAAGTCGACGCATCGAAGCTGGCGACCGTGGGCGGCAGCCAAGGCGGCGGGCTGGCGCTGATCGCCGCGGCTTTGAATCCCAAGGTGACGGCGATCGTCGCGGATATTCCGAACCTGTGCCACATGGATTTCGGCGTGCTCAATTCCAGCAGCTCGCTGACCGAGCTCGCCCAGCATCTCAAGCGCTATCCCGATCGGCTCGAAGCGGTGCTTCGCACGCTCGCCCATTACGATATGCTGAATCTGGCTCCGCGGGTGAAAGCGCCCGTGCTGATGTCCGTCGGCTGGAAGGATCCCGTCTGCATGCCGGAGACGATCTATGCGGTCTACAACCGGATCGCGTCTGCCAAAACGATCAAGGATTACCCGTTCAGCGGCCATGAGGTGAGCGAAGCGCAGAACAGGGAACGGATTCTTTTCCTCCGCGAGCAGTTTCGCTGATTCTGCCAAAGACAGCGGTAGACAGGCTTTCCCGTTCCGCTATGCTATCGTGTGAAGTAATCACCGGGACATGCCCGTTCGTTGCAAGAAATGCAGCCAGAAGAACCTCCGGTCTCCGCCGCGCGCAGCGGAGTTCCGAGGTTCTTTGTCGCATCATAGGCAGCCGATGGGCGATTCACTTTAAGAAGAACGCCTTCAGCCGTTCGGAAATTTCCCGCTGGTTGAACAGGTCGGGCGCATTATGACCCATCCCTTCCATCATCATTAAGCTGGCTCCCGGAATGACCGCCGCCGACGCGCGGGCGCCCTGCAGGAGAAACTCCGGACTCTTCGTGCCCGCCAGGACGAGCGTCTCCGCCGTAATCGCCGCATACCGGTGGACGGTGGAATCAAGCCGCAGCATCTCGTTCATTTCATGGAGCAAATTCGGCAGCTTGTCGCGCAGCCTCATGCCTTTCCGAGACATCAAGGAAGGCGTCAGCATCAGCTTGATTAGCCAGCCCGGCATCCGCGAAATCTCCGGCGACGCGCCGATGCCCTTCAGAAAATAAACGAAGGCGCTCAAGCTCTTGCCCCGAGCCATCGCGTTCTTATATGCGGGCAGCCAATCGGTAGGAAACTCGCCGTTCGTAGAGACGCCCGGCTCATAGACGGCTGCCTTGGTCAAAGCATCCGGGCAGGTGCGTGCCAGCTCCAGCGCGATCAATCCCCCGTAGCTATGGCCGAACAGCCATTTTGAACCCGTCGCCCGCAGGACCGCCAAGGCGTCCTCGCACTCCCGTTCCATGCAGTACCGGTCGCCCTGCGGACCGCTGTTCAAGCGCCCGCGGCGGTCGACGTTATACACGGTGAAGACGTCCGCCAGCTCCGCGGCCAGCTTCTCGTAGTCCTCGCCGGACACGAAAGCGCCGTGAATAAGCACCAGTCCGGGTCCATTGCCAAGCCGGCGGTAGCCGATGGCCGTGCCGTCGGCGGAAATCGCATGATGCATCGTATAGGTCGGTTTGTCTGTCATTTCACCTAATCCCTCTTCTCCATCGCTATGTTCGCGGCCGTTCTTTCGATGTTGTTAGCATATCCCCAATTTATGAACAGATGATGAACCTAGAGCGCCTTCTACGGCGTATGCCTATTATTCCGAAGAGGAGTGATATAAGATGGACAGCTTGCCCGCCGCTTCCCGGAAAAGCCTTACGCGTTCTTCGCGGGGAGAAGAAGTTCCTCTGCTCGGTCGAAAAGCGCTCAATCGGGCGCTCCTGGCCCGGCAGCTCCTGCTTGAACGGTCTTCCCTGACGCCGGTCGATGCCATCGAGCATCTCGTCGGCATGCAGTCGCAGGCTCCGACCGCCCCGTATGTCGGGCTGTGGTCGCGGCTGGCGCATTTCCATACGGACGACCTGTCGCAGCTGTTGGCCGATCGGCAGACAGTCCGGATCGCGCTTATGCGCTCGACCATTCACCTTGTTTCCGCCAGGGACTGCCTTAGGCTGCGCAATGTCCTGCAGTCCGTGCACGAACGAGCGCTGAAAGGAAATTTCGGGCGCAAGCTTGCGGGGCTTGATCCTGCCGAGCTGGCTAGGGAGGGCCGCGCCCTCGTCGAAGGGCGGCCGCTCACGTTCGCGGAGCTCGGCTCCCTGCTGCGCGAGCGGTGCTGGCCGGACCGCGACGGGCCTGCGCTCGCCAATGCCGTGCGCACGTACGTGCCGCTCGTGCAGGTAACGCCCCGCGGCATGTGGGGCGCGAGCGCGCAAGCCGCGCACACGTCGGCGGAGGCTTGGCTGCATGGCCTGGCCGCCGAAGCCGAGACGGATGCCGGCTCCCTGCTGCTCCGCTATCTCGCGGCGTTCGGCCCCGCCTCCGCGAAAGACATGGGCGCTTGGTCGGGACTGTCGGGACTGCGCGGCATCCTCGATAAGCTCCGCCCGCGTCTGCGCGTCTTCCGCGACGAGCATGGGGCCGAGCTGTTCGACGTGCCGGACGCGCCCCTGCCGGATGAGAACACGCCCGCTCCCGTACGCTTCCTCGCGGAGTTCGATAATATCCTGCTGTCGCATGCCGACCGCTCGCGCATTCTGCCGGAGGCTTACCGCCCGCTCGTATTCACCGAGAACGGCATCATACGGTCCGCTATTCTCGTGGGCGGCTTCGTGAGCGGGCTGTGGAAGATCGAACAGACGAAGGAAACAGCCGAACTCGTCATTACGCCGTTTACGCCGCTTGCGGATACCGATCGCGCCGCCTTGGCGGATGAAGGCAGGAAGCTGCTCCAATTCGCCGCTGCCGGCGCCCAAGAACACCGCCTTACATTCGCCGCCCCGCCGCTTCCGGCCGATACCCCGTCCTAATCGGAGTCACGCATGTCCGCCATTGGGGGAAGGAAGCTGCGAAGCCAGTCCTCCGGCGCATATCATTCGTTTGCTCCAGGTCTCCGCGATCGCA
It encodes:
- a CDS encoding MFS transporter, which gives rise to MSRLLVLGCIAYLVVGLGQLAIGAVLEPMVHAYGIHYGDGGQLVMHQFLGGMAGILCAPWLIGKRGKKFVLLTAIGIMAVAELLYAMLPPWPVMLTIAPFAGIGLGMTESVVGAFVVGSSGAKANTAMSRVETFFGVGALLIPFAGAALIEAGQWKLSFGIVGVLSALLFALWLVWWPSILDGRPQDQARQDPALTASTGSEARPPAPEAASAAGRHRQAGMIMAACCLFFIVYVGLEMSFIHYLPSLLVVSNGMTEASATLVLSLFWGAMVIGRLVAGQLADRVGGAVYLLSTCLAAAVLFVLMTFFTGTVPAFLFTFIVGLMMSGMFAIAIVFANRAVPGAAERTTSLLMACGGIGGALVPEATGWFLDEYGPDATRWLFAAAAFALLIVMAWAASAARQSRSSLRIAGAQEQTRSL
- a CDS encoding acetylxylan esterase is translated as MNHAIARRKRELENYNAPLTIDQAELDAFWDAALQSYAEKPLDVRRESAESPFPGVTVDRLTYQGYDDTPIHGWFMVPAARRGPDGADAPLPCVVLFPGYTDDRGYPERHASWLLQGYAVLAVDVRGQGGETGNHLPLRGGAVKGWVSGNVLEPESSYYHAMTIDAVRAVDAAAAQPEVDASKLATVGGSQGGGLALIAAALNPKVTAIVADIPNLCHMDFGVLNSSSSLTELAQHLKRYPDRLEAVLRTLAHYDMLNLAPRVKAPVLMSVGWKDPVCMPETIYAVYNRIASAKTIKDYPFSGHEVSEAQNRERILFLREQFR
- a CDS encoding alpha/beta fold hydrolase encodes the protein MTDKPTYTMHHAISADGTAIGYRRLGNGPGLVLIHGAFVSGEDYEKLAAELADVFTVYNVDRRGRLNSGPQGDRYCMERECEDALAVLRATGSKWLFGHSYGGLIALELARTCPDALTKAAVYEPGVSTNGEFPTDWLPAYKNAMARGKSLSAFVYFLKGIGASPEISRMPGWLIKLMLTPSLMSRKGMRLRDKLPNLLHEMNEMLRLDSTVHRYAAITAETLVLAGTKSPEFLLQGARASAAVIPGASLMMMEGMGHNAPDLFNQREISERLKAFFLK
- a CDS encoding winged helix DNA-binding domain-containing protein, which encodes MDSLPAASRKSLTRSSRGEEVPLLGRKALNRALLARQLLLERSSLTPVDAIEHLVGMQSQAPTAPYVGLWSRLAHFHTDDLSQLLADRQTVRIALMRSTIHLVSARDCLRLRNVLQSVHERALKGNFGRKLAGLDPAELAREGRALVEGRPLTFAELGSLLRERCWPDRDGPALANAVRTYVPLVQVTPRGMWGASAQAAHTSAEAWLHGLAAEAETDAGSLLLRYLAAFGPASAKDMGAWSGLSGLRGILDKLRPRLRVFRDEHGAELFDVPDAPLPDENTPAPVRFLAEFDNILLSHADRSRILPEAYRPLVFTENGIIRSAILVGGFVSGLWKIEQTKETAELVITPFTPLADTDRAALADEGRKLLQFAAAGAQEHRLTFAAPPLPADTPS